The genomic interval CCTGAATTCAGCGGATATTCCATGCTTGGCGGCCCTGAGGGGTTGTTACGAATATTGGGTTGACCGATAGTCCCTACATTGCTTAAAGTAATACCGATATTTCCGGCATCAAGCGTTTTTTGCTGAAACGATTGTCCTGTCGCATAATGGGTAATAACAATGGAAACGATAACTGTCAGATATTTTAACATGCCGCAAAATTATAACTTTCATTAAAGATGGATTTAAAAACAGTTAAAATTATCGTATAAAGAAAATTAAATATTAAATGTCTTTGTCAGAAAGATTAAAGCTCTAACTTTGCCCGCTCAAAAAAAATGATACATGCCATGGAAAAGGAAAAATTAATGCGCGGTGGAGAATTTCTTTTGAAAGAAACCGGTATTTCTGATACATTCATTCCTGAAGAATTTGACGATGAAGTGAATATGATGGCTGGTACCTGTGACGACTTTCTGAAGACAGAAATTTTCCCGAATCTTGAAAGAATTGACGCTCAGGAAAAGGGAATTATGCCCAGCCTGTTGAAAAAAGCCGGAGAATATGGCCTTTTAGGCATTTCTATTCCTGAAGAGTATATGGGTTTTGGTCAATCTTTCCTGACTTCGATGAGAACCAGTGAGGCGATTGGTGCAGGACATTCATTCTCAGTAGCTTATATGGCTCATGTGGGTATCGGAACATTGCCGCTGTTGTATTATGGAAGTGAAGAACAAAAGGCTAAATACATTCCGAAGCTTGCCACCGGAGAAATGCTTGCCGCATATTGCCTGACCGAACCGGGTGCCGGCTCAGATGCCAATTCCGGCACTTCAAGAGCCGTGTTGTCTGAAGATGGTAAATACTATATTCTGAACGGTCAGAAAATGTGGATTACAAACGGAGGCTTTGCCGATTTGTTTACTGTTTTTGCCAAAATCGATAACGACCGTGTGTTAAGTGCTTTTCTTGTCGAAAGGTCGTGGGATGGAGTGGTCGTCAATCCGGAAGAAAAGAAAATGGGAATAAAAGGCTCATCAACCACACAGATTTTCTTTAATGATGTAAAAGTACCTGTTGAAAACCTGCTTGGACGCAGGGGTGAAGGTTTCAGAATAGCATTGAATATTCTTCATATCGGAAGAATAAAGCTGGGTGGAACAGTGCTTGGGGCATGCAAAAGAGCCATCAATCTTTCTGTACAGTATGCCAACGAACGTAAACAATTTGGAACTTTTATCTCAAGTTTCGGGGCTATCAAATTTAAACTGGCCGAACAGGTTATCAAAACTTTTACAACAGAATCTGCTGTTTATCGGGCTTCTTACTATGTTAACCGCTTTATTGATTCGTTGAAAGCAGATGGAAAATCGTATGGGGAAGCCAATATTGGCGGGGTAGCAGAATTTGCCATTGAAGCTGCACTCTTAAAGGTTTACGGTTCTGAAGCGCTTGATTATGTGGCCGATGAAGCTGTTCAGATTTATGGGGGCATGGGATTTTCTTCAGAAGCACCGGTGGATCGTTCTTACCGTGATTCCAGAATAAACAGAATTTTTGAAGGAACAAACGAAATCAACAGGTTACTGGTTATTGATACCTTAATAAAGAAAGCACCCAAGGGTGATTTTCCTTTATTTGAAAAAGGAATGCAGGTGTTGGAAGAAGTAAATCAAAAAAGTATTGATTATCA from Sphingobacteriales bacterium carries:
- a CDS encoding acyl-CoA dehydrogenase; the encoded protein is MEKEKLMRGGEFLLKETGISDTFIPEEFDDEVNMMAGTCDDFLKTEIFPNLERIDAQEKGIMPSLLKKAGEYGLLGISIPEEYMGFGQSFLTSMRTSEAIGAGHSFSVAYMAHVGIGTLPLLYYGSEEQKAKYIPKLATGEMLAAYCLTEPGAGSDANSGTSRAVLSEDGKYYILNGQKMWITNGGFADLFTVFAKIDNDRVLSAFLVERSWDGVVVNPEEKKMGIKGSSTTQIFFNDVKVPVENLLGRRGEGFRIALNILHIGRIKLGGTVLGACKRAINLSVQYANERKQFGTFISSFGAIKFKLAEQVIKTFTTESAVYRASYYVNRFIDSLKADGKSYGEANIGGVAEFAIEAALLKVYGSEALDYVADEAVQIYGGMGFSSEAPVDRSYRDSRINRIFEGTNEINRLLVIDTLIKKAPKGDFPLFEKGMQVLEEVNQKSIDYQSPEGYFEQKEYEISRFKKAILLLIYLVDQKFHKTLVHEQEIMMNLSDMLIGLYVAESTLLRVKKLESLKGQNEIYRSILNVLMYDVAGELLKKGTDALNSFECEEEKPELFHAIYNLSKVKGVNVKEERRKIAEKLIEDNIYRF